The sequence GTTCTTAAAGATCACCTCCCCTCTCTCGCTGCAATCAGCAATCCATGTCAGCTGCGAGTCCAAAACGCCAAACACCAAAGCATACGAATGGAGTTGCACTGAGATGGAAGAGCAGAAAATCCAAATACCTTTCTCTAAGAGGACGTGAGAAATTGGCAAACAGCGCTTCTGAATCCCTTCCATCCGCTCTAGCGTCGAAGAACTCGGAGGTATGTTGTTCCACAACATCATCAATCAGAGAGGAGTCTGTGTATATACAAGCAGTCGAGGTCGGCTCGGATATCGACCAGCAGATAGACTCCAAAAGGCTGCTTGGAGTGATTGGACGGATGGGTGTTTGACATGACTACCATCCAAAAGGCAGAAATACAATCAAGAGTACATAAACTTTCCTTTCTTAACAAGAGAATTTGAAGCATCAGAGAAATTCTAAAGGAGATTGGACATGCACGAAGACAGGCTCAAAAAGATAGCAGAAAAGAGAGGAAATGAGAAAATGACCGGTGCATAGTTATAAAGATATCCTATCAAGTTATATCTTCTATGGACGGAAGATACATGTGGTATCCTCTGGATCCTTGGTACAAATGGGGCCCAtaattgggtcatctagaccattagtATGACAAACCCAGACGGACGGACCATGCTCCAGTCTCCTTGGTTGCATAATACTGAGATCTCAACTATAGTTTAAAAACTCAGAAACTCGACTCGTTGTCCAGCCAGGTTGGGTTAACTCAAAGACTTAAGGAGTCTTTAGTTGACTCAATTCAATATTTATACAAGAAATTTTAGGTATTTAAAATagatgcaaaataaaataaaataaaatagcaaaaACATTAACAACAAAGGCATGGTGCACTGGTAGAGCCTCTTGGTCCCCTAGACCATAGGTCATGGATTCGAAACCCCATTCTTTCACTCTTTACTTTTGGTAATTAATCACTAGTTTGACTTTGACCAGGTGAGTGACTCCGGCCTTGTCATTGCAAGTTGCATCGGGTCAACCAAGTCAATCATAGGAGAGACTTTCACAATGACTAGGCTCGAAATCTCACCGATTTGAGTCAAGTCAgagagttttagaactatgatcctAACCCTCCGATTAGTGGCTTGCAAATAGAAATACTGCAACTGTCCACAATCAACTGAAAATATACCAAAGACTGGCTACAAGTTTCAAAATGGGTGATATTTGGAGAACGCTCCATGTGTGGTGTAACCCAATTGGATCGGTGGTCCAGATCACTGGATCATGAGTGCCATGAGTACACACTGAAATCCCAAGGACACTATGCATATCCTCGGGTTGAATTGCAATTTCCAAAACTGAAAAAACTACATATATAAGGTGGTGGGGTTGGTAAATATCATAGCAATAAATGCAGCACCCATTCATTTAATCTAACTAAAAGCAAAACTAAATCCTGATAAAATATGGATGTTCATAGAAATAAGTGTCTGAAGAAAGGCTCAATGGATGTGGGAAACTGTTATGTAGATGAATCAACAAGAACGGAAGATGACAACAAGCTCTCAAAGCAGAAGACAGATCAATACAACAATATCACTTACTTGCATACGACGGCCACGGCGGGTTCGAACTCCCATCTTTGCCAAATCTACAATCTGTTGCTTCTTTTCAAGGCTTTGTTTAGTTCTTCTGTGTGGTAGGGGCTCCATTGAATTCAGAGCATCTTGTGCCCCACCTTGCCTATTCATGTCCTGAAAGGAGTCAAGAGTATAAAGCAATGAGATCGAGATCACCATTAGTTTCTTGGGAGAATACAAATGTGGATTATCTAAGGAGCTTGGATTAAAACCATGCAGAGCAGTAGTGCGAAGGTGCACAGCACACGCGACCACTGAAAATGTGTAAGATCCAAGCTGTTTAACATGTGAACCCCACTCTTAATATGTGCTGGCCCAAAAGTCAAGCAAGGCCAGACATCATGTCACCATTGATCTCACGTGTATCATGTTGAAGTTTGTGCATGCACAATTAGAGTACACCATTCTTTGAATAGTCTATCGAAGTACCGAAACACAATGCGGTTACTTGCACATCCTCAAAAGAGAGAGTAAAGCAGTTtcttaaaaaacaaaaagaggggaaaagaagaagaagagaaaattaagaaaatcatgaagaacTACAGAGAGGGCTGCCACCTAGGCAACCCTTTGCCCTCAGAGTTGACAAAGCGTGATCAGTAGTAGTAACGAAATGTTAAAATACAGTGGGCCCCGTTTCCAAAGATTCAAGACCCAAGAGACACTATACGTATCTTCGGGTCGAGCATCATACAATCCTCAAGCCATCCGAGTCCGAATGCGACAAACAAGCACAATCATTACAAACTAACACAGAATATTACAGTATGGGCAAGCACAAGTGACAAACTGTAAAAACTAAAAAGTGGAGGGTCAAAGGTACCTGGTCTGAAACACAATTTTGAGCATTTTCAAGCATCACGCCGACCTGCCTAGCTAGGTCAACAGACATGTGAACAAGCCTTTGCATGTGTTTTTCCTTTACTGTTTTCAGGATCCATAGTGGctgaaataatttaataaaataaagaaatttcatGAGAGTCCAAAGCTataatagtaaaaaataaaaaaatatccatGGATGTTTTATACTAGAAAATAAGAAGTATGTTGATGCGGTAGCACTTACAGTAACAAGATTGTTAGTGTGGCCAATATATCTCCGGATAGAAGGACCTTCACAAACTACATGACTTGCCCTACAACCAATGAACCAGTGATCCAAAATCGCTGCACCTTCTCCAGCTGCTGCATCAGTAACCTATGCAGAATATACCAACATGTGCATGTCTTAGCAGTGAACTTGTAATAGTAGTGTCAGTAAAACCAGAATGGTAGGCACATATGGTCAGAATATGTAACAGCTTGGAAGATCATAACCCTTCGAGCAGTGGACTATAAAAAGATGGTTCAAGAAAACAtagctagggctgtcaatgggctgggcttgggcctggcaaaatcaaatttttgaatagAGCTGGCCCGAAAAATCTGGGCTGAAGCCAACCTCAGGtccggcctgttgacagccctaaacATAGCAGTGGTCTGGAAGAAAGGGCCAAAGTTTTGATAGCTAAAAACTTCCAATTCAGAAAAAATTTTGGGTCATTCCCTAACCACGGCACAGCCCAtcgatcaatggtctagatcaccaaaccatggaccccacttgtacaggATAGTTGCATCAGGGCCATTATTCACATTCCTATGCATTAttgctttttttaaaaatctaaaaagggGGGAAAATGGCACATTGCTTATTTTGCTAATGACCTTCGTAGCTCAGGCAGTACTCTTTGGCTTGTTGTAATTTAGGAACCCTTATTCTACTGCTGATCTGTATTTAGTTAAAACGATATTTACAAAGGGGTTGATGCTAAACAAGTTATCTAATAGAGAGGCAGACACCACACTGTTACTTAAATACCAAAGGTACTCAAAAGATAACCTGTCAGTGTAAATAGGACATGGGGCCATATCTGCTTAGGGATGTCAATAGGCTGGACTGGCACAATAGCTCCCAGACGAGACCACCATGGGCCAGGTTGGCCTGTCAAGCTCATAGGCCCATATCTGCTTATGGATGTCAACAGGCTGGACTGGCCCAACAGCTCCCAGAAGAGCCCACTATGGGCCAGGTTGGCCTGTCAAGCTCCTGGGCCCAGCCACTACCTGCAGTTTTGGGCCCACAAGCCTTTCTAAGGCCTGATTTTCATGCCTGACAAAAAATGTGCCCGGCCTGAGCCTATATTTGACAACATTTTCTATTGAGGCCTGTCTTAGTCAAAAAGCTGGGCCTACTTATGGCTCTCACCTAAATTTCAGGCACAAAAAAAAATGGTCAGGCTCAGGATGATATCAGCTCAGCCCATTGACAGACCTTTATCCACTTGTCTGATAGGGTGACTGCAACATACAAGCACAACTCCAGATTCAATTAAAAAGCCATAGGACAAATACAAAAAGAAATGCAAGCAACTAAAATAGGATACAACCATCAAGGAAATACTGCAAAATTCACTTACATCTCAGAGAATACAGATTCTTGCTCAATAAATTCCACATCATACCTTCTTCTGCATCTCAGTCGAAACATTTGAATCGATGTATATGCAGTAACTGGCAAGAACAGGCCCCTTATTCCCGCTAGATTCTTTTCCAGAATGCTGTAGATGTGGTTGCCAAGTCATGGTGGGTGCTTTGTTATCTTCACGAAACATAGAGGGAAGACAGGAATTTTCATTGGCCGCAAACCCAACGAGCTGATTCCATTCCCCAACTGGCAAACCATTTTCCCCAACACTTTTCGCATTGTAAAGTGATTCACTTAACCTAACTGCAACAAACATCAGACAGTGAATTTAAACTATTATAATAGAGAACTTTGCTAAGCCAGCTCACCTGGTCTATATGGAAGCATGCGTGCCTgtctggcacatgtgtggcatacataaggtgggtcccaccatgtagatgaccaggcccaaaaatcaggtgagccacacgtgtGTAAAAGCAATGGGTAGCTTAAATTTTATTACCAGTGGTCTGTATTCaatgtacacatgtggcccacctgaagagtggTCAACCTAAATCTAGGCCAGGTCATCCATAGGGTGAAGCCCACTTTGTGCACAGTATGGATCTTCCACAAGCGCTAGGAGAGCATGTGGGAGTGCATGTAAAATAGCAGGTGCATCTGAACCTAGCAAAACTCCATGAAAACTGACAGCAAATCAAGCTCTCAAGGTTTCATTATGCTTGCTACTGTCAAACAAGATTAACCAACAGCTCTAGCTTACTATTAACCTCAGAACTCATCTATGATTTAATTTTGCTAACTTCAGAtactgaatatgtaaataacagATATATGATCATCATCAATTTACAGTTAACTGAGATTTAGGGCATCAGTTCCAACTCGgaccaaatttgaagcagttATGTCAATGTGGAACATCACAAATACTTTTATGCAATTCGATTGACATAAAGCTAGTTGAATTAAATAGCATACTATCAGTACTTACCATTCCTCCTTACACTATCTACAAACCAGCCCAAGGTCACAACATAGAGGCCATTCTTCGATCCATGCTTCAGAGCATGTTCTAACTTACGTCCGCCAAAGCTGTAAACAGGGTTAAGGACTCACGCAGAGTACAATAGTTAGATCAAATACAGAAAGGGGCAACATCTACATAGCTAGAAATAAAAGAATCCCTTCTCTGATATTTGCTTTGATGATAGGATATCTGGACCACTAGATGAGTACATTGTGGAT is a genomic window of Magnolia sinica isolate HGM2019 chromosome 15, MsV1, whole genome shotgun sequence containing:
- the LOC131227136 gene encoding uncharacterized protein LOC131227136 → MAGGKVEVIDSKGCSRFLVGISSSFPSLGSSHSFEPMSPASSAVSDHTVRGSGPFSGLVICVTGLSKEARKQVMAATERLGGQYSPVLHPQCTHLVVQSFGGRKLEHALKHGSKNGLYVVTLGWFVDSVRRNVRLSESLYNAKSVGENGLPVGEWNQLVGFAANENSCLPSMFREDNKAPTMTWQPHLQHSGKESSGNKGPVLASYCIYIDSNVSTEMQKKVTDAAAGEGAAILDHWFIGCRASHVVCEGPSIRRYIGHTNNLVTPLWILKTVKEKHMQRLVHMSVDLARQVGVMLENAQNCVSDQDMNRQGGAQDALNSMEPLPHRRTKQSLEKKQQIVDLAKMGVRTRRGRRMQSCQTPIRPITPSSLLESICWSISEPTSTACIYTDSSLIDDVVEQHTSEFFDARADGRDSEALFANFSRPLRESERGEVIFKNHFLTILFPIDRFGEMGPSSRTFFGDSGFTCLQVLDHIYAFYQDNMSADEIDAAIDTDSRHADCLLLIYASKESVECGFVPFKRIDFLGSRRSFEMLKRVNGDNNSNVYELLIRA